In a single window of the Williamwhitmania taraxaci genome:
- the ruvA gene encoding Holliday junction branch migration protein RuvA has protein sequence MYDYIKGEVVELTPTYAVIETGGVGYLINVSLSTFSRVGSTKNIVLYTHMAIREDAHTLYGFFDRAERELFRHLIGVSGVGANTARMMLSSLSPEELRQAILLEDVNKIKSVKGIGLKTAQRVVIDLKDKLGKEPLSGELFGLLNNTIREEALSALVMLGFAKVSAQKVVDTVLKGKNDASVEELIKLSLKQL, from the coding sequence ATGTATGATTACATTAAGGGAGAAGTAGTGGAGTTAACGCCAACCTATGCCGTTATTGAAACGGGTGGGGTGGGTTATTTAATTAATGTTTCTCTGAGTACCTTTTCGCGTGTGGGGAGTACAAAAAACATTGTTCTTTACACGCATATGGCTATTCGTGAGGACGCACACACTCTCTATGGATTCTTCGATAGGGCTGAGCGCGAGTTATTTCGTCACCTGATTGGAGTCTCGGGGGTAGGTGCAAACACGGCCCGCATGATGCTCTCTTCTCTTTCGCCTGAGGAGTTACGCCAGGCAATTCTCTTGGAGGATGTTAACAAGATTAAATCGGTTAAGGGAATTGGGTTGAAAACGGCCCAGCGCGTGGTGATCGATCTGAAGGATAAACTTGGGAAAGAGCCGCTTTCGGGCGAATTATTTGGCCTTCTAAACAATACCATCCGCGAAGAAGCGTTATCAGCATTGGTAATGCTTGGGTTTGCTAAGGTTTCGGCTCAAAAAGTTGTAGATACCGTTCTTAAGGGTAAGAATGATGCTTCCGTTGAGGAACTCATTAAATTATCGCTTAAGCAGTTGTAG